One window of Stigmatopora nigra isolate UIUO_SnigA chromosome 14, RoL_Snig_1.1, whole genome shotgun sequence genomic DNA carries:
- the LOC144207955 gene encoding mitochondrial nicotinamide adenine dinucleotide transporter SLC25A51-like — MDSPSSRTPSPPSPLTKGGPPLLSNGPLSTILGPQGKHYVCGSMAAFTNIMVTFPIQKVLFRQQLHGVLAAEAVRQLQRDGLRNLYRGILPPLLQKTTTVAIMFGLYQDFSRVLLERAEGSGVPELVTRSFAAALAGTTEAILAPFERVQTLLQDHRHHGRFNNTAHTFRTLLSQYGVRECYRGLVPILLRNGPSNVLFFGLRGPIKEALPEADTRAGHLVNDFVCGGVLGAGLGIMFYPLNVIKSRAQSRVGGAFQPCGQVLLTVWRERGRSLAMLFRGAHLNYHRSLLSWGIINATYELLLKLV; from the coding sequence ATGGACTCGCCGTCATCCCGGACGCCCTCGCCGCCTTCCCCCTTGACCAAAGGAGGCCCCCCCTTGCTTTCCAACGGGCCCCTCAGCACCATACTGGGGCCCCAAGGAAAGCACTACGTGTGCGGCTCCATGGCGGCCTTCACCAACATCATGGTGACCTTCCCCATCCAGAAGGTCCTGTTCCGACAGCAGCTGCACGGCGTGCTGGCGGCGGAGGCGGTCCGACAGCTCCAGAGGGACGGCCTGAGGAACCTCTACCGGGGGATCCTCCCCCCGCTGCTCCAGAAGACCACCACCGTGGCCATCATGTTCGGCCTGTACCAGGACTTCTCCCGCGTACTCCTGGAGCGGGCCGAGGGGAGCGGCGTGCCGGAGCTGGTCACCCGCAGCTTCGCCGCCGCGCTGGCCGGGACCACCGAGGCCATCCTGGCGCCTTTCGAGCGCGTGCAGACGCTCCTCCAGGACCACCGGCACCACGGGCGCTTCAACAACACGGCGCACACCTTCAGGACGCTTCTGTCGCAGTACGGCGTCCGGGAGTGCTACCGCGGCCTGGTGCCCATCCTGCTGCGCAACGGTCCCAGCAACGTGCTCTTCTTTGGGTTGCGAGGACCCATAAAGGAAGCGCTCCCCGAGGCCGACACCCGGGCAGGTCACCTGGTTAATGATTTTGTGTGCGGGGGCGTCCTGGGAGCGGGCCTGGGTATCATGTTCTATCCGTTAAATGTCATCAAGTCTCGGGCGCAGTCGCGGGTGGGCGGGGCTTTCCAGCCCTGCGGCCAGGTGCTGCTGACCGTGTGGCGGGAGCGAGGCAGGAGCCTGGCCATGCTTTTTCGGGGGGCTCACCTCAACTACCACCGCTCGCTCCTCTCCTGGGGGATCATCAACGCCACCTACGAGCTGCTGCTGAAGCTGGTGTGA
- the frmpd1b gene encoding uncharacterized protein frmpd1b has translation MEEKERCRSRSPARRASRVQQVVGTIIRRTRESLSRERLLGDGRSQRSNSLSNQNYQAKLSLQITRDPVLDRSTGHGFTLTVNTPLLVRDVVTGSPADGILYPGDQVLQINDAELEDLNADQVENILRNLEDCITVTVLRHMTNPKSSIMSAEKRARLRSNPVKVRFAEEVLVNGHTQGNSLLFLPNVLKVYLENGQTKAFKFDHTTTVKDIVLTLKDKLSIRAIEYFALVLEQQYSITKLLLLHEDELIQKVVQKKDSHDYRCLFRVCFIPRDPTDLQQEDPFAFEYLFLQSVGDVLQERFAVEMKCNTALRLAALHMHERLDSCGQTRTSIKAITKEFGLDSFISPTLLSNMREKDLRKAIGYHLKKIQALLEPRQKVISASQARLAYLTQLGELVSYGGRSYSATMMLQEREVLVSLLVGAKYGMSQVINHKLNVISTLVEFGSISRVELLSESEKASLLRVSLHDMKPFALLMDSLAAKDLACLLGGYCKLQVDPTLNVFRMGRPKVRVHRIAAEEGYVSRCCSDSDQSTDEDDPMDSQNYKAHDPASQDWEERRRTEEEKRKAEERQEREEHKSQQEVKIVVTTEGEEYESEREGGTSGERAHPENTWYHTDLRVTSSFSSLSSSSLSAALEDGSPGLKSLSRPENGQNSDARRVPEAEGPKDPSRPTNLNHRGDGACLCFTQLSKSDFLSSPSGATSDDEEEEDEEEERLQLRRISKIPSSRDLRMIDNTPFERAPIKRKKKTPPKVPVRTSSIPGHKADQSEQRLSKDQDSVSQSPSSKPKAALLAKDNVSESEEEFFDAQERFTPPVPDLSDVELADRRNANRLSGTWNSLGALLENEPSSPLHNKAKASKIKKELEEPHRPTNTANNIGSKATSAEKNVAKVKASFGPKPQLPPKPQNIPPKSPKHGKSYAHCNGDARGHPSSDLLEMEPDTMEFKAVTHTGGLPRSTPLITAVRRHKQTLPVTALQTREEEPNGPKDKTYNPDKKEAHEDIKSNRTPNAPLIPRSNSGTKLSAPPPVPPKPTSPKIHLSLAASSTDPNKVASKDGTSPPNGLHPWSSRNGGIPPGPRRVSASHESLSPENAERSSASPLGSDGSEATIGQRSREERRSGSGSDLRCSSSSLGGRLSASALRGKIQALPWYMTRSQEILGTLDYPSTSSINGDTSGFGSGLSVASGSSDSNKTPVKATSKPGGRGNILDDGAEVVVATIKEAGEVTSYLRKIHGTNGSHPNLNFASNLVHNVSSEQPQSRSLSAVGTGGVSAMQIGGDSPTSSMGEGTPPQQREPCGCRTVYANCFSGDNEDGVSFDEELTVYEFSRRTRPKAARAVPLPSPAPQLPSPAPQLPSPTAPPPNPNILSLLRDNPRPLSTLSSASSELSPLVSRPVSPSTSFRGPLHSLTNKNYGGGLKGGFISLRQDIDQLLLVLESTQAEALRADAVSKPDANHNGSQDDATPSTCCAGISPNGLTEAERTLLQTEARRLASGCQRATRVGWAPDEALRSLTNGFSALVQLSAACVPSGPCPGCGDWRHAPSDDEGREPVDKLKEIVALYRDFVGAVESAGTGGNGLDGSQRSQGEGDGVRLLAKRCTVLISSVFALTQLFRTPASVSSSDTPGGLALNF, from the exons ATGGAGGAGAAGGAGCGGTGTCGGAGCAGGTCTCCGGCTCGCAGGGCGAGCCGGGTCCAGCAGGTGGTGGGAACCATCATACGTCGTACCCGGGAATCACTGAGCAG GGAGCGGTTGCTAGGCGATGGGAGGTCGCAACGCTCCAACAGCCTGTCCAATCAGAACTACCAAGCCAAACTGTCACTGCAAATCACCAGGGATCCCGTGCTGGACCGAAGTACCGGTCACGGATTCACCCTCACCGTCAACACGCCCCTGCTGGTCAGGGATGTGGTTACCG ggagtCCTGCAGATGGGATACTCTACCCTGGAGACCAAGTTTTGCAGATCAATGACGCAGAGTTGGAAGATTTGAACGCTGATCAGGTGGAAAACATATTAAG GAACTTGGAGGACTGCATCACCGTGACCGTCCTCCGGCACATGACT AATCCGAAATCATCCATCATGTCAGCAGAGAAGAGAGCCCGTTTGAGGAGTAATCCCGTCAAAGTGCGCTTTGCAGAAGAAGTCTTGGTCAACGGGCACACTCAG GGAAACTCTCTTCTCTTCCTTCCCAACGTTCTAAAAGTTTATTTAGAAAATGGACAAACCAAGGCCTTCAAGTTTGACCATACCACCACGGTCAAG GATATTGTTCTGACTCTTAAGGATAAACTATCCATCCGGGCTATCGAATATTTTGCACTGGTCCTGGAGCAACAGTACAGCATCACCAAACTACTGCTGCTGCACGAAGATGAACTTATACAAAAg GTGGTGCAGAAAAAAGACTCCCATGACTACCGATGCCTATTCCGAGTGTGCTTCATTCCCAGAGATCCGACAGACCTGCAGCAAGAGGACCCCTTTGCCTTTGAGTACCTATTTTTACAG AGTGTTGGCGACGTACTCCAAGAGCGTTTTGCTGTGGAGATGAAGTGTAACACCGCACTCCGCCTCGCTGCCCTGCACATGCACGAGAGACTGGATAGCTGCGGACAGACCAGGACTTCCATCAAAGCCATTAC GAAGGAGTTTGGCCTCGACAGCTTCATTTCCCCAACGCTGCTGAGCAACATGAGGGAGAAGGACCTGAGGAAAGCAATCGGCTACCACCTCAAAAAAATACAGGCTCTATTGGAACCTCGCCAGAAG GTGATATCTGCTTCCCAGGCTCGACTAGCCTACCTCACTCAGTTAGGAGAGCTCGTTTCTTACGGGGGACGATCCTACTCGGCGACAATGATG cttCAAGAACGGGAAGTCCTGGTCAGCCTATTGGTGGGCGCCAAATACGGCATGAGTCAAGTCATCAACCACAAGCTGAACGTCATCTCCACATTGGTGGAGTTCGGCAGCATCAGCCGGGTGGAGTTGCTCTCCGAGTCGGAGAAAGCCAGTCTGCTGCGCGTCTCGCTGCACGACATGAAG CCCTTTGCCTTACTGATGGACTCTCTGGCCGCCAAAGATCTAGCGTGTCTGCTGGGGGGCTATTGCAAACTCCAGGTGGACCCCACGCTCAATGTCTTCCGAATGGGGCGCCCTAAAGTGCGGGTGCACCGGATTGCTGCTGAAGAAG GTTACGTGTCTCGCTGCTGTAGCGACTCGGACCAATCGACGGACGAGGACGACCCGATGGACTCCCAGAACTACAAAGCCCACGACCCGGCCAGCCAGGACTGGGAAGAAAGACGGAGGACGGAAGAAGAGAAGAGGAAAGCGGAAGAGAGACAAGAGAGGGAGGAGCACAAAAGCCAACAAGAAGTCAAGATAGTAGTGACCACCGAAGGTGAAGAATACGAGAGTGAAAGGGAAGGAGGAACATCCGGAGAACGGGCCCATCCGGAGAACACTTGGTACCACACGGATCTTCGCGTGACCAGCAGTTTTTCCAGCTTGTCCAGCAGCTCTTTGAGTGCCGCCTTGGAGGACGGCAGCCCCGGGCTCAAATCCCTCTCTCGTCCAGAGAACGGCCAAAACTCGGACGCCCGTCGAGTTCCGGAAGCCGAGGGCCCGAAAGACCCGTCCCGACCGACCAATCTCAACCACCGAGGCGACGGCGCTTGCCTTTGTTTCACCCAGCTCTCCAAAAGCGACTTTCTCTCCAGCCCGTCGGGAGCGACGAGTgatgacgaagaggaggaggacgaagaggaagAGAGGCTACAGCTCAGGCGCATTTCGAAGATCCCCAGTTCCAGAGATTTAAGAATGATCGACAACACTCCCTTTGAAAGGGCGCCCATtaagagaaagaagaagacgCCTCCCAAAGTGCCCGTCCGAACCAGTTCCATTCCGGGCCACAAAGCCGACCAATCGGAGCAGCGTCTCTCCAAAGATCAAGATTCCGTTTCCCAAAGCCCCTCTTCCAAGCCCAAAGCAGCTCTTTTGGCAAAGGACAACGTGTCCGAGTCTGAAGAGGAGTTTTTTGATGCACAAGAAAGATTCACTCCACCTGTTCCAGATCTTTCAG ACGTGGAGCTGGCGGATCGCCGCAATGCAAATCGGCTGAGTGGAACGTGGAATTCCCTTGGAGCTCTTTTGGAAAACGAACCATCGTCGCCCCTTCACAATAAAGCAAAAGCTTCTAAGATCAAGAAAGAATTAGAGGAGCCTCATCGCCCCACCAATACAGCAAATAACATTGGAAGTAAAGCAACAAGCGCAGAGAAAAATGTAGCCAAGGTCAAAGCATCTTTCGGACCCAAACCCCAGTTGCCTCCCAAACCTCAGAATATTCCCCCCAAGTCCCCAAAACATGGGAAATCGTACGCCCACTGCAATGGCGACGCCCGCGGACACCCGTCTTCGGACCTCCTGGAAATGGAGCCGGACACCATGGAGTTCAAGGCGGTCACCCACACTGGAGGCTTGCCACGTTCCACGCCACTCATCACGGCGGTGCGGCGTCACAAACAAACGTTACCCGTCACGGCGCTACAAACCAGGGAGGAGGAGCCTAACGGTCCCAAAGACAAAACCTACAATCCTGACAAAAAGGAGGCTCATGAGGACATTAAAAGTAACAGGACGCCAAATGCGCCCCTCATCCCTCGCTCAAATTCGGGTACCAAGTTATCGGCCCCCCCTCCAGTCCCACCAAAACCCACCTCTCCTAAAATCCATTTGTCGTTAGCGGCTAGCTCGACAGATCCCAACAAAGTCGCCTCCAAAGACGGTACGAGTCCGCCAAACGGCCTCCACCCCTGGAGCAGCCGCAACGGCGGCATCCCCCCGGGACCCAGGAGGGTCTCGGCCAGCCACGAGAGCCTGTCGCCGGAAAACGCAGAGCGGTCGAGCGCCTCTCCTCTGGGCTCCGACGGCTCCGAAGCCACGATTGGCCAGCGGAGTCGAGAAGAGCGAAGATCCGGATCCGGCTCGGATCTCAGATGCAGTTCTTCCAGTCTTGGAGGCCGGCTCTCCGCATCTGCTCTCAGAGGGAAGATCCAGGCGCTCCCCTGGTACATGACCCGCTCCCAAGAAATCTTAGGGACCCTGGACTACCCCTCCACCAGCTCCATCAACGGGGACACCTCCGGTTTCGGCTCGGGTTTATCCGTAGCCAGCGGCTCGTCCGATTCCAACAAGACCCCCGTGAAGGCAACATCGAAACCAGGCGGGAGGGGCAATATTTTGGACGACGGCGCAGAGGTTGTCGTGGCAACCATAAAGGAGGCGGGGGAAGTGACTTCCTACCTGAGAAAGATCCACGGAACCAACGGGTCGCACCCCAACCTCAATTTTGCCAGCAATCTCGTGCACAACGTTTCCTCGGAGCAGCCTCAGTCCCGGAGCCTCTCGGCGGTGGGAACGGGAGGCGTGTCCGCCATGCAGATTGGAGGCGACTCGCCGACGTCCTCCATGGGAGAGGGCACCCCCCCTCAGCAGCGGGAGCCCTGCGGCTGCCGTACCGTCTACGCCAACTGTTTCAGCGGCGACAACGAGGACGGCGTCAGCTTTGACGAGGAGCTGACGGTGTACGAGTTCTCTCGCCGCACGCGGCCCAAAGCGGCGCGGGCTGTGCCGCTCCCTTCGCCCGCCCCTCAGCTCCCCTCGCCCGCCCCTCAGCTCCCCTCGCCCACTGCTCCCCCGCCAAATCCCAATATCCTGTCCCTCCTGAGAGACAACCCCCGCCCACTATCCACCCTGTCCAGCGCCTCCTCAGAACTCAGTCCCTTAGTCTCCCGTCCGGTGTCTCCGTCCACGTCCTTCAGGGGTCCCCTCCATTCGCTGACCAACAAGAACTACGGCGGCGGCCTGAAGGGAGGTTTCATCTCCCTGCGACAAGATATCGATCAGCTTTTACTGGTTTTGGAGAGCACGCAAGCGGAAGCGTTGCGAGCCGACGCCGTTTCCAAGCCCGACGCCAACCACAACGGAAGCCAAGACGACGCCACGCCCAGCACGTGTTGTGCGGGAATCAGCCCCAACGGCCTGACGGAGGCGGAGCGGACCCTCCTCCAGACGGAAGCTCGCCGACTGGCATCTGGCTGTCAACGCGCCACGCGGGTGGGCTGGGCTCCGGACGAGGCCCTCAGGTCGTTGACCAACGGCTTCTCGGCGTTAGTCCAGCTGTCGGCGGCCTGCGTGCCGAGCGGACCGTGCCCCGGTTGCGGGGACTGGCGCCACGCCCCCTCGGACGACGAGGGCCGGGAACCCGTGGACAAGTTGAAGGAGATCGTGGCCCTGTACCGCGATTTCGTGGGGGCCGTGGAGAGTGCCGGGACCGGGGGCAACGGCCTGGACGGCTCTCAACGGAGCCAAGGAGAAGGCGACGGCGTGAGGCTGCTGGCCAAACGCTGCACCGTCCTCATCTCTTCCGTCTTTGCGCTGACGCAACTCTTCCGGACCCCCGCGTCGGTCTCCTCTTCGGACACTCCCGGCGGTCTCGCCCTCAACTTTTAA